One window of the Zea mays cultivar B73 chromosome 3, Zm-B73-REFERENCE-NAM-5.0, whole genome shotgun sequence genome contains the following:
- the LOC103650315 gene encoding cation/H(+) antiporter 28: protein MDCSMTSSILSANYNTILFEFGVILLSSKVLYALLRKVYQPRVFSDLLLGIILAQFRVLSLTNAINLVFGKIGGFVFAPYLFALGVEMDPTTLLDAPTGDSVVAYAGILSTCVLVTLFHMPLMQATSGVVHERSLRSFLGLAAVLANTASPVLTRLTTDLKIAKTAVGRLAVGAGLASDMLTTMLIAVGSMIWRDTGVDGRESDDSPIVQPVLTAAVLVVVIVSAFVSRAMAEWVGARNPEGRRMRGFDLSLVALAAAALCWLSSALRLNVNMAAFLVGLAFPSEGRVSRLLVSKTNFVLSSFVLPLYVAHVCLSLRQTTDDIEVAGLTRDEGFRAYVMELPFPWWKVFFVTVMGTLGKLTGCAAAGLLRGLGWLEALALGMLLNVKGYFHLYCAQAAFDAGIITDKSFMAIIFMVALNVAVTPMVGVGIASWARRSVQWRLMGLQHHDPSTELRLVVGLHGPQDVPTLAYLMEALRWGGGAGGGGELAVYAVDMVQMTDQTAAAIVKGGGFDGVTVVDEEVSEMRKLIGEALDAYQAECGGGAKVKVRRLLALSSFPDMHSDICICAEDAMAALVLLPFHKAQRADGTMEPGHYGFRVVNQKVLQLAPCSVGVVVDRGLGKHAAAVSSGSQTQTAAAVVVVFIGGADDREALTLASLMYKHPGVRLTALRVVQNATAQARAKARTSLFESKGSRRGGGGGGGGSGIGIGAPASSALGQEEAQMQVDDKFFAEFYRKHVAGSRQQGATAIGYLEKHVADGAELVAVLRGMQADYRLFIVGRGRDRSSVLTEGLDEWAECLELGPVGDILASSDFSTTASVLIVQQYDAKKHYKVIDEEFMPL from the coding sequence ATGGACTGCTCCATGACGAGCAGCATCCTGTCGGCCAACTACAACACGATCCTGTTCGAGTTCGGCGTCATCCTGCTGAGCAGCAAGGTCCTGTATGCGCTGCTCCGCAAAGTTTACCAGCCGCGCGTCTTCTCCGACCTGCTGCTCGGCATCATCCTTGCCCAGTTCCGTGTGCTCTCCCTCACCAACGCCATCAACCTCGTCTTCGGCAAGATCGGCGGCTTCGTCTTCGCGCCCTACCTCTTTGCGCTCGGGGTCGAGATGGACCCCACCACGCTCCTCGACGCCCCCACCGGCGACTCCGTCGTCGCTTACGCCGGAATCCTCTCCACCTGCGTGCTCGTCACGCTCTTCCACATGCCGCTCATGCAGGCCACCTCCGGCGTCGTCCACGAGCGGTCCCTCCGCTCCTTCCTCGGCCTGGCCGCCGTGCTCGCCAACACCGCCTCGCCCGTCCTCACCCGCCTAACCACCGATCTCAAGATCGCCAAGACCGCCGTGGGCCGCCTCGCCGTGGGCGCCGGCCTCGCCTCCGACATGCTCACCACCATGCTCATCGCAGTCGGCAGCATGATCTGGCGCGACACCGGCGTGGACGGACGCGAGTCCGACGACTCCCCCATCGTGCAGCCGGTGCTCACGGCCGCGgtcctcgtcgtcgtcatcgtgtcCGCCTTCGTGTCCAGGGCCATGGCCGAGTGGGTGGGTGCGCGAAACCCGGAGGGCCGCCGCATGCGAGGCTTCGACCTCTCCCTCGTGgcgctcgccgccgccgcgctCTGCTGGCTCAGCTCCGCGCTGCGCCTGAACGTCAACATGGCGGCGTTCCTGGTGGGGCTGGCGTTCCCCAGCGAGGGCAGGGTGTCGAGGCTGCTGGTGAGCAAGACCAACTTCGTGCTCAGCTCCTTCGTGCTGCCGCTCTACGTCGCCCACGTCTGCCTCTCGCTGCGCCAGACCACGGACGACATCGAGGTGGCGGGGCTCACGCGGGACGAAGGTTTCCGGGCCTACGTCATGGAGCTGCCTTTCCCGTGGTGGAAGGTCTTCTTCGTCACTGTCATGGGAACGCTCGGGAAGCTCACGGGGTGCGCGGCGGCAGGGCTCCTCCGAGGCCTGGGGTGGCTGGAGGCGCTGGCGCTGGGGATGCTGCTCAACGTCAAGGGCTACTTCCACCTCTACTGCGCGCAGGCGGCGTTCGACGCCGGCATCATTACGGACAAGTCTTTCATGGCCATTATCTTCATGGTGGCCCTCAACGTGGCGGTGACACCCATGGTCGGGGTGGGCATCGCGTCGTGGGCGCGGCGGAGTGTGCAGTGGCGGCTCATGGGGCTGCAGCACCACGACCCGTCCACGGAGCTGCGCCTCGTGGTGGGGTTGCACGGCCCGCAGGACGTGCCGACGCTGGCCTACCTGATGGAGGCGCtgcgctggggcggcggcgccgggggagGCGGCGAGCTCGCCGTGTACGCCGTGGACATGGTGCAGATGACGGACCAGACGGCGGCGGCCATCGTGAAGGGCGGCGGCTTCGACGGCGTTACCGTGGTGGACGAAGAGGTGTCGGAGATGCGTAAGCTCATCGGCGAGGCGCTGGACGCGTACCAGGCGGAGTGCGGCGGCGGCGCCAAGGTGAAGGTGCGGCGGCTGCTGGCTCTGTCGTCGTTCCCGGACATGCACAGCGACATCTGCATCTGCGCGGAGGACGCGATGGCAGCGCTGGTGCTGCTCCCGTTCCACAAGGCGCAGCGGGCGGATGGCACCATGGAACCGGGCCACTACGGCTTCCGGGTCGTCAACCAGAAGGTGCTGCAGCTGGCGCCGTGCTCGGTGGGCGTGGTGGTGGACCGAGGCCTCGGGAAGCACGCCGCCGCCGTCAGCAGCGGCTCCCAGACACAGACGGCGGCGGCCGTTGTGGTGGTGTTCATCGGAGGCGCGGACGACCGCGAGGCCCTGACGCTGGCGTCCCTGATGTACAAGCACCCGGGCGTGCGTCTGACGGCGCTGCGCGTGGTGCAGAACGCGACGGCGCAGGCGCGCGCTAAGGCACGGACGAGCCTGTTCGAGAGCAAGGGcagccggcgcggcggcggcggcggcggcggcggcagtggCATCGGCATCGGCGCCCCGGCGTCGTCGGCGCTGGGGCAGGAGGAGGCGCAGATGCAGGTGGACGACAAGTTCTTCGCGGAGTTCTACCGGAAGCACGTGGCCGGGAGCAGGCAGCAGGGCGCCACGGCCATCGGGTACCTGGAGAAGCACGTGGCGGACGGGGCCGAGCTGGTGGCGGTGCTCCGGGGCATGCAGGCGGACTACCGGCTCTTCATCGTGGGGCGCGGCAGGGACCGCAGCTCCGTGCTGACGGAGGGGCTGGATGAGTGGGCCGAGTGCCTGGAGCTCGGCCCCGTCGGCGACATCCTCGCCTCCTCCGACTTCTCCACCACCGCCTCCGTCCTCATCGTGCAGCAGTACGACGCCAAGAAGCACTACAAGGTCATCGACGAGGAGTTCATGCCCTTGTAG